From a single Gimesia fumaroli genomic region:
- a CDS encoding phosphotransferase family protein: MIQEITAENVIAYLRAKEHLGADEPASAEALAWGVSNIVIRIDRGVGADFVIKQSRKQLRTQAEWFSHLDRIWRELEVMQELQHLLPGGVVPQVLFEDRENYLFAMEAIDADHKVWKAELLDGRFDQNIARELGTYLSTIHRQSFLNDHYRTQWGDWEIFDQLRIDPFYRFIVKAHPEIKDWVDDLIEEMSSNQICLVLADFSPKNILITEERIHLVDFETAHYGDPAFDLGFFLSHLLLKAIHYQQAGEECIRLAESFWEEYACNQSPLPMDDDSQSNQLEEQELGRRTIRHLAACMLARVDGKSTVDYLPESLMQDQVRSFALSLILDPPASLEKANLRLLEMLNS; encoded by the coding sequence ATGATCCAGGAGATCACGGCAGAAAATGTGATTGCGTATTTGAGAGCCAAGGAGCATTTAGGGGCTGATGAACCAGCCTCAGCAGAAGCACTCGCATGGGGCGTCTCCAATATAGTCATTCGTATAGATCGTGGGGTGGGTGCTGATTTTGTGATCAAGCAGTCCCGTAAGCAATTACGGACTCAGGCAGAGTGGTTCAGCCACCTTGATCGTATCTGGCGTGAACTGGAAGTGATGCAGGAATTACAGCACCTCCTGCCAGGGGGAGTGGTGCCTCAAGTTCTGTTTGAAGATCGTGAAAACTACCTGTTTGCGATGGAAGCCATTGATGCCGATCATAAAGTCTGGAAGGCAGAGCTATTAGATGGAAGATTCGATCAGAACATTGCGCGGGAATTAGGGACTTACCTGAGCACGATTCATCGCCAGAGTTTTTTGAACGATCACTATCGCACCCAATGGGGAGATTGGGAAATCTTTGACCAGCTCAGGATTGATCCTTTTTATCGATTCATTGTGAAAGCGCATCCCGAAATCAAAGACTGGGTCGATGATTTAATTGAGGAAATGTCCTCGAATCAAATCTGTCTGGTATTAGCTGACTTCAGCCCCAAGAATATTCTCATAACCGAAGAACGAATTCATCTCGTTGATTTTGAGACCGCCCATTATGGCGATCCTGCGTTTGACCTTGGCTTTTTTCTAAGCCATCTCTTGCTGAAGGCCATTCATTATCAACAAGCAGGCGAAGAATGTATTCGGTTGGCAGAATCGTTTTGGGAAGAGTACGCCTGTAATCAGTCACCATTACCGATGGACGACGATTCCCAGTCAAATCAACTGGAAGAGCAGGAACTGGGGCGACGAACCATTCGTCACCTGGCGGCTTGTATGCTGGCGCGTGTGGACGGAAAAAGCACAGTTGACTATCTGCCTGAGTCTTTGATGCAGGATCAGGTCCGCTCGTTTGCACTTTCACTGATTCTCGATCCTCCTGCATCGCTTGAAAAAGCAAATTTGCGATTGCTGGAGATGCTGAATTCCTGA
- a CDS encoding PIG-L deacetylase family protein, with the protein MMHNLKRRSYLTLFLIFPLLFSTPTLHAADIEPLRIICFGAHPDDAEYKNGGTAALWAQQGHKVKLVSVTNGDIGHFEMAGGTLAQRRTEEVKAAGKILGVESEVLDIHDGELLPTLENRKKIVKLIREWKADLVISHRPWDYHPDHRYVGVLIQDAAFMVTVPYFCPDVPRLKKNPVFMYSSDGFKKPYPFRPDVVVAVDNVFDQKLKAVAQLVSQSLEGGAGGNPERAAKVPPANPPELRVEHIRPSWSRRQSSEANKFRTELIGIYGEEVGKKIKYAESFELCEYGSRPNKKMLLKLFPIEASIPKSDE; encoded by the coding sequence ATGATGCACAACCTCAAAAGACGATCCTACCTCACACTCTTCCTCATTTTTCCCCTGCTGTTTTCCACACCTACTCTTCACGCAGCAGACATTGAGCCGTTGCGCATCATCTGCTTTGGAGCTCATCCGGATGATGCAGAATATAAAAATGGAGGCACAGCCGCACTCTGGGCACAGCAAGGTCATAAAGTAAAACTGGTCTCGGTCACGAATGGTGATATTGGTCATTTTGAAATGGCCGGAGGAACACTGGCCCAGAGAAGAACGGAAGAAGTCAAAGCCGCCGGAAAAATTTTGGGCGTGGAATCAGAAGTCCTCGATATCCATGATGGGGAATTGTTGCCCACACTCGAAAACCGAAAAAAGATCGTGAAACTCATTCGCGAATGGAAAGCCGATCTGGTGATTTCACATCGTCCCTGGGATTATCATCCTGATCATCGCTATGTCGGCGTTCTCATTCAGGACGCCGCGTTTATGGTCACCGTTCCTTATTTTTGTCCTGATGTGCCGCGTTTGAAAAAGAATCCCGTCTTTATGTATTCGAGTGACGGATTCAAAAAACCATACCCTTTTCGGCCTGATGTTGTCGTCGCCGTTGATAATGTATTCGATCAAAAACTCAAAGCGGTCGCTCAACTGGTTTCACAATCATTGGAAGGGGGCGCGGGAGGGAATCCGGAACGCGCCGCGAAAGTACCACCGGCCAATCCACCAGAATTACGTGTAGAACACATTCGTCCTTCCTGGTCGCGCAGGCAGTCTTCTGAAGCCAATAAATTCCGCACGGAACTGATTGGCATTTATGGCGAAGAAGTCGGCAAAAAAATCAAATACGCCGAATCGTTTGAACTGTGCGAATATGGTTCTCGGCCCAATAAAAAAATGCTCCTTAAACTATTTCCGATTGAAGCATCTATTCCCAAATCAGATGAATAA
- a CDS encoding PSD1 and planctomycete cytochrome C domain-containing protein → MNLNILRTTSCLFFFLSLIIQPAFLFAKDAEVKTSSIDFEKQIKPLFQAKCYSCHGREMQEGGFRLDLKSRALEGGDSGLAIKPGNSQKSELYHRLAGIGDGDKMPPEGEGTPLSNAELTLIKRWIEQGATWPESASSKDKLPGSNHWSFQPVKKITPPQVQNTSWGKNGIDAFILRKLEQEKVEPSAEADRSTLVRRVYLDLTGLPPTVEEWERWTQDTNPNWYETLVNQLLASPHYGERWGRHWLDLARYADSDGFEKDSKRPHAWRWRTWVINALNDDMPFDQFSMEQLAGDLLPKPKTSQLVATGFHRNTLINREGGTDPEEDRVKRTVDRTNTLGSVWLGITVECAQCHTHKYDPLTQREYYRLYAFFNSLTEPDIGAPLPDEQAAFEKANQVYQKDHRPLVKAIRAYEQNQLESALKNWEKQKTETKPVWSVLQPESVHAKQNTTLKILPDRSILADGENPGRAEIYYITFKTDLKNINGIRLEALTDPSLPKNGPGRSPSGDFELTMLKVKAASLQNPQSTKEIKLQKAQASFEMAGYKVDRVINNSPHAGWSISPEQGKKQIATFETKEAFGYETGTLITVSLQQSSTRKLYHNLGRFRLSLTSGPKPLPLNGMTDLIVETLNTPQDQRTSEQQQELLDYYRTIDPQLKKLKQAELAHRKKAPRNPAKTTKAQVVDHLKVPRKTRLLVRGEFLNPADEVKPNTPAILPPLKTETPSRVDLAHWLFDPNNPLTARVTVNRIWSRYFGRGIVSTINDFGTQGEPPSHPELLDWLAAQFRENNWSLKQLHKLIVMSATYRQSSHARPELTERDPYNTWLSHQNRLRVEAEIIRDQALTVSGLIKHKIGGRSVNPPQPEGIASLGYANSVKWPTSKGDDRYRRGIYTFFQRTVPYPMLMTFDSPDSNLSCTRRERSNTPLQALTIWNDPVFFECSQVLGKRIVEDTQPRDINLTSRINHAFQLCLARQPSQEERDIIKKLYQEQTQLLKSDQAAVSKLTQSQTIPTGSTPQEVATWIIIGRVLMNLDEFVTRG, encoded by the coding sequence ATGAATCTCAATATTCTCCGTACGACCAGCTGCCTGTTCTTTTTCCTCAGTCTGATCATCCAACCTGCTTTTCTCTTTGCCAAAGATGCAGAAGTAAAGACTTCCTCGATTGATTTCGAGAAACAAATCAAACCTCTGTTTCAGGCAAAATGTTATTCCTGCCACGGTCGGGAAATGCAGGAAGGTGGTTTTCGGCTCGACCTGAAAAGTCGTGCGCTCGAAGGAGGCGACAGCGGCCTCGCTATCAAGCCTGGAAACAGTCAGAAAAGTGAACTCTATCATCGTTTAGCGGGAATCGGCGATGGAGATAAAATGCCACCGGAAGGGGAAGGAACGCCCCTCTCTAACGCCGAACTCACTCTCATCAAACGTTGGATTGAACAAGGCGCTACATGGCCGGAATCCGCAAGCTCCAAAGACAAACTCCCCGGCTCAAATCACTGGTCTTTCCAGCCAGTAAAAAAGATCACTCCGCCTCAGGTTCAAAACACTTCCTGGGGCAAGAACGGAATTGATGCATTTATTCTCCGAAAACTGGAACAGGAAAAAGTTGAACCTTCCGCGGAAGCTGATCGTAGTACTTTGGTCAGACGCGTCTACCTCGATTTAACCGGGCTGCCTCCCACCGTAGAAGAATGGGAACGCTGGACACAGGATACAAATCCCAACTGGTATGAAACACTGGTTAACCAGCTCTTGGCATCTCCCCATTATGGCGAGCGCTGGGGCCGGCATTGGCTGGATCTGGCACGTTATGCCGACAGTGATGGATTTGAAAAGGATAGCAAACGCCCACATGCCTGGCGCTGGAGAACCTGGGTCATCAATGCATTGAATGATGACATGCCTTTTGATCAGTTTTCAATGGAGCAACTGGCAGGAGATTTATTACCCAAACCGAAAACCAGTCAATTAGTGGCAACCGGTTTTCATCGTAATACATTAATCAACCGGGAAGGGGGAACCGATCCGGAAGAAGATCGCGTCAAACGAACCGTTGATCGTACCAATACTCTGGGTTCAGTCTGGCTGGGTATCACTGTCGAATGCGCACAATGCCATACTCACAAATATGATCCACTGACACAGCGTGAATACTATCGGCTGTATGCCTTTTTCAACTCGCTAACCGAACCCGATATTGGCGCGCCACTCCCCGATGAACAGGCCGCCTTCGAAAAAGCAAACCAGGTTTATCAAAAAGATCATCGTCCACTTGTCAAAGCCATTCGCGCATATGAACAAAATCAACTCGAAAGTGCTCTGAAGAACTGGGAAAAACAGAAAACCGAAACCAAACCAGTCTGGTCTGTTCTTCAGCCTGAATCGGTGCACGCCAAACAAAATACAACCCTGAAGATTTTGCCTGATCGATCCATTCTCGCAGATGGTGAAAATCCCGGCCGCGCGGAAATCTATTACATCACATTTAAAACGGACTTAAAAAACATCAACGGCATCCGCCTGGAAGCACTCACCGATCCCAGCCTTCCAAAAAATGGACCGGGCCGTAGTCCTTCAGGCGATTTCGAATTAACCATGCTCAAGGTCAAAGCAGCATCTCTGCAAAATCCACAATCAACCAAAGAGATCAAATTACAAAAAGCACAAGCGAGCTTTGAAATGGCCGGTTATAAAGTGGATCGTGTAATCAATAACAGCCCGCATGCCGGCTGGTCAATCAGTCCTGAACAGGGGAAAAAACAGATTGCCACGTTCGAAACCAAAGAAGCATTCGGATATGAAACAGGCACCCTGATTACGGTTTCGTTACAACAGTCTTCAACACGAAAGCTTTACCATAATCTGGGGAGATTCCGCCTGTCGCTGACCTCGGGCCCTAAGCCGTTACCTCTGAACGGAATGACGGATCTAATTGTCGAGACATTGAATACTCCCCAAGATCAGCGCACCAGCGAGCAACAACAGGAACTGTTAGACTATTATCGCACGATTGACCCACAGTTAAAGAAACTGAAACAGGCAGAACTGGCCCATCGAAAAAAAGCGCCTCGCAATCCCGCCAAAACCACAAAGGCCCAGGTCGTTGACCATTTGAAGGTACCCCGCAAAACTCGATTGCTGGTTCGTGGGGAATTTTTAAATCCTGCTGATGAAGTCAAACCAAACACGCCGGCTATTCTGCCACCACTCAAAACTGAAACTCCCAGTCGCGTTGATCTGGCTCACTGGCTCTTTGATCCAAACAACCCGCTCACGGCACGTGTTACTGTGAATCGAATCTGGAGCCGCTATTTTGGACGCGGTATTGTTTCCACGATTAATGATTTTGGTACGCAGGGAGAACCCCCGTCACATCCCGAGCTTTTGGACTGGTTAGCAGCACAATTTCGTGAAAACAACTGGAGCCTCAAACAGCTCCATAAGTTAATTGTAATGTCAGCCACCTATCGACAGTCCTCGCACGCGAGACCAGAACTTACAGAACGTGATCCTTACAATACCTGGTTGTCACACCAGAATCGGCTGCGGGTCGAAGCGGAAATCATCCGTGATCAGGCTCTGACCGTCAGTGGTCTGATCAAACATAAAATTGGAGGACGGAGTGTCAATCCACCCCAGCCGGAAGGAATCGCCAGTCTGGGATATGCTAACTCAGTTAAATGGCCCACCAGTAAAGGCGATGATCGGTACCGGCGCGGGATCTATACGTTCTTCCAACGAACAGTGCCCTACCCGATGCTCATGACATTCGACTCACCAGATTCAAATCTGAGTTGTACTCGCAGAGAAAGATCAAATACCCCACTACAGGCACTGACGATCTGGAATGACCCCGTTTTCTTTGAATGTTCACAGGTACTTGGAAAACGCATCGTCGAAGATACACAACCCAGGGATATCAACCTGACCTCCCGCATCAATCATGCGTTCCAGCTCTGCCTGGCCCGTCAACCGTCACAGGAAGAACGCGATATCATCAAGAAACTGTATCAGGAACAGACACAACTCCTCAAATCAGATCAGGCGGCAGTCAGTAAGTTAACCCAGTCACAAACGATTCCGACAGGCAGTACTCCACAAGAAGTTGCCACCTGGATCATCATTGGAAGGGTTCTCATGAATCTGGACGAATTTGTAACACGCGGTTAG